A stretch of Myxococcus hansupus DNA encodes these proteins:
- a CDS encoding VOC family protein: MAAHDSLKARAPGGPPVIVSLPTRDLARAFGFYRKGLGFELMVETEGDAMPEPVHFRLNAGVSLMLIPTGGFGWVAGGNRVAEQGVSECILGLSLEAEAQVDALIARAREAGAEVPAPPAKQPWGYSGTFKDPDGHVWMVDAAG, encoded by the coding sequence GCATGATTCGTTGAAGGCCCGTGCACCGGGTGGCCCCCCTGTCATCGTGAGTCTTCCGACGCGGGACCTGGCGAGGGCCTTTGGCTTCTACCGGAAGGGGCTCGGCTTCGAGCTGATGGTCGAGACGGAGGGCGACGCGATGCCCGAGCCCGTCCACTTCCGGCTCAACGCGGGTGTCAGCCTGATGCTCATCCCCACGGGTGGGTTCGGCTGGGTGGCCGGGGGCAACCGGGTGGCGGAGCAGGGCGTCTCCGAGTGCATCCTGGGCCTGTCGCTGGAGGCGGAGGCCCAGGTGGACGCGCTCATCGCCCGGGCGCGGGAGGCGGGGGCGGAGGTCCCGGCACCGCCGGCGAAGCAGCCCTGGGGGTACTCGGGGACGTTCAAGGACCCGGACGGCCACGTGTGGATGGTGGACGCGGCGGGCTGA